The Pseudomonadota bacterium genome includes a region encoding these proteins:
- a CDS encoding competence/damage-inducible protein A, with product MKAEILATGDELRSGALIDTNSAWIARELENLGCMITRHTCIGDDLDGLTQVFLEISARAAIVIVTGGLGPTLDDLSRDAAARACGLELVNDPESLEKIKSFFHARGREMPPNNLRQALFPAGAVILPNPIGTAPGFRLEINGGLFFFLPGVPAEMKMMFSEQVAPAIVRLTHACAACQTTTLTTFGLGESAVEERLAGFNLEFPDIRLGYRAAFPEVQIKLYPQTVKQTLPARETERALAWLRLKLGPKLVCERGRSLAEVVGDLLRKQKATLAVAESCTGGLLASLLTDIPGSSDYFLFGAVTYSNQAKEKILGVKPEILAGWGAVHEKTAAAMAEGVRSLSEATYALATTGIAGPNGGSPDKPVGSVCIALAGPRNTQSKRYIFPFNDRLMNKKIFAAQALNRLRLELNGPQPTTRA from the coding sequence ATGAAAGCCGAAATCTTAGCCACCGGCGATGAGCTGCGTAGCGGCGCTCTGATTGACACCAATTCCGCCTGGATCGCCAGAGAACTTGAAAATCTGGGCTGCATGATAACCCGCCATACCTGCATCGGCGACGACCTGGATGGTCTGACCCAGGTTTTTCTTGAGATCTCCGCGCGCGCCGCGATCGTCATCGTCACCGGCGGACTGGGACCGACCCTGGACGACTTGAGCCGGGACGCCGCGGCTCGGGCCTGCGGGCTTGAGCTTGTCAATGATCCAGAAAGCCTGGAAAAAATCAAATCTTTTTTCCACGCGCGCGGCCGGGAAATGCCTCCTAACAATCTACGCCAGGCGCTGTTTCCGGCCGGAGCGGTGATCTTGCCCAACCCGATCGGCACGGCTCCCGGTTTCCGTCTGGAGATCAACGGCGGCCTTTTTTTCTTTCTCCCCGGGGTGCCGGCGGAGATGAAAATGATGTTCAGCGAACAGGTCGCGCCTGCTATCGTCCGGCTCACTCACGCTTGCGCCGCTTGCCAAACCACAACCCTTACCACTTTCGGCCTGGGGGAGTCAGCGGTTGAAGAACGGCTGGCCGGGTTCAACCTCGAATTTCCCGATATCAGGCTCGGTTATCGCGCGGCTTTCCCGGAGGTTCAGATCAAGCTCTATCCGCAGACGGTAAAGCAAACCCTTCCGGCCCGCGAAACGGAAAGGGCTCTTGCCTGGTTGCGCCTGAAGCTTGGCCCTAAACTGGTCTGCGAGCGGGGGCGCTCACTGGCGGAAGTTGTCGGAGACTTGCTACGAAAACAAAAGGCCACCCTGGCCGTCGCCGAAAGCTGCACCGGAGGTCTGCTCGCCAGTCTTTTGACCGACATCCCGGGTAGCTCGGATTATTTTCTTTTCGGAGCCGTAACCTATAGCAATCAGGCCAAGGAAAAGATTCTTGGGGTAAAACCGGAAATTCTCGCCGGCTGGGGCGCGGTACATGAAAAAACCGCGGCCGCCATGGCCGAAGGCGTGCGCTCCCTGAGTGAGGCAACGTATGCCCTGGCAACCACCGGAATCGCCGGGCCGAACGGTGGCTCCCCGGACAAACCGGTCGGCTCCGTTTGTATCGCCTTGGCGGGACCGCGAAACACCCAGAGTAAACGCTATATTTTCCCCTTCAACGACCGCCTGATGAACAAAAAAATTTTTGCCGCCCAGGCTCTTAACCGGTTGCGCCTGGAATTAAACGGCCCGCAACCAACAACCCGCGCATAG
- the ettA gene encoding energy-dependent translational throttle protein EttA encodes MTAEVNKIIYSMIRVSKQYDNKPVLKDISLSYFYGAKIGVLGLNGSGKSTLLRILAGVETEFNGETTIAPGLSVGLLEQEPQLDNQLTVRQVVEQGVQETVDLLQEYNRINEQFAEPMSDEAMDKLIARQGEVQEKLDAADAWDLDARLEMAMEALRCPPAEAEIRVLSGGERRRVALCRLLLKKPDILLLDEPTNHLDAETVGWLEQHLQRYEGTVIAVTHDRYFLDNVAGWILELDRGQGIPWKGNYSSWLEQKEKRLAQEEKEESARRKTLQHELEWIRMTPKGRHAKAKARIKAYEELLGKEGEKRGRELEIYIPPGPRLGKVVIKCEKLSKAFGERLLFENLTFALPPGGIVGVIGPNGAGKTTLFRLITGQETPDSGSIHLGESVQLAYVDQNRDALNPDDSIWQAISEGHETLMLGNREVNSRAYVGRFNFSGADQQKKVGLMSGGQRNRVHLARMLKSGGNVLLLDEPTNDLDVNTLRALEEALENFAGCAVIISHDRWFLDRIATHILAFEGESQVVWFDGNYSEYETDRKRRLGAAANQPQRIKYRHLTRK; translated from the coding sequence ATGACCGCGGAAGTAAACAAGATTATCTACTCGATGATTCGGGTCAGCAAACAATATGATAACAAACCGGTGCTTAAGGATATCAGTCTTTCCTATTTTTACGGCGCCAAAATCGGGGTTCTGGGCCTCAACGGCTCCGGCAAATCGACCCTGCTGCGGATTCTGGCCGGAGTGGAAACCGAATTCAACGGCGAAACCACCATCGCTCCAGGTCTCAGCGTCGGTCTTCTCGAGCAGGAACCCCAACTCGATAACCAGCTGACCGTTCGTCAGGTGGTTGAGCAAGGGGTTCAGGAAACCGTTGATCTGTTGCAGGAATACAACCGGATAAATGAACAATTTGCCGAACCGATGTCGGATGAAGCCATGGATAAGCTCATCGCCCGTCAAGGAGAGGTTCAGGAAAAGCTTGACGCCGCCGATGCCTGGGATCTTGATGCTCGTCTGGAAATGGCGATGGAGGCCCTGCGCTGTCCTCCGGCTGAAGCCGAGATCCGGGTGCTTTCCGGTGGAGAACGGCGCCGAGTGGCTCTTTGCCGGTTGCTACTGAAAAAACCAGATATTCTTCTGCTGGATGAACCGACCAATCATCTCGACGCCGAAACCGTGGGCTGGTTGGAACAACATCTTCAGCGTTACGAAGGAACCGTCATCGCGGTCACCCATGACCGCTATTTCCTCGACAACGTCGCGGGCTGGATTCTGGAACTTGACCGCGGCCAAGGGATTCCCTGGAAGGGGAACTATTCTTCCTGGCTGGAACAGAAGGAAAAAAGACTGGCGCAAGAAGAAAAAGAAGAATCAGCCCGACGCAAGACCCTGCAGCACGAACTTGAATGGATTCGCATGACGCCAAAAGGTCGTCACGCCAAGGCCAAGGCCCGCATCAAAGCCTACGAGGAACTGCTGGGTAAAGAGGGCGAAAAACGTGGCCGCGAGCTGGAAATCTATATTCCACCAGGGCCGCGTCTGGGCAAGGTCGTGATTAAGTGCGAAAAGTTAAGCAAGGCCTTCGGCGAGCGCCTACTTTTCGAAAACCTGACCTTCGCCCTGCCTCCGGGAGGCATTGTCGGGGTTATCGGTCCTAATGGTGCCGGCAAAACCACACTTTTCCGACTGATCACCGGCCAGGAGACTCCGGATAGCGGTTCCATTCATCTGGGAGAAAGCGTCCAGCTTGCCTATGTCGACCAGAATCGTGACGCTTTGAATCCGGATGACAGTATCTGGCAGGCGATTTCGGAAGGTCACGAAACGCTCATGCTCGGCAATCGCGAAGTCAATTCTCGAGCCTACGTCGGACGTTTTAATTTTTCCGGCGCCGACCAGCAGAAAAAGGTCGGCTTGATGTCCGGCGGTCAGCGCAACCGGGTGCATTTGGCCCGCATGTTGAAATCGGGCGGCAATGTCCTCCTCCTGGACGAACCGACCAATGATCTCGATGTCAATACCCTCCGGGCGCTGGAGGAGGCACTGGAAAACTTCGCCGGCTGCGCGGTCATCATCAGTCATGATCGCTGGTTTCTCGATCGCATTGCCACCCATATCCTGGCTTTTGAAGGAGAAAGCCAGGTTGTCTGGTTCGACGGCAATTACTCGGAATATGAGACGGACCGCAAGCGCCGGCTCGGAGCGGCTGCAAACCAGCCCCAACGAATTAAGTACCGTCATCTGACCAGAAAATAA
- a CDS encoding YhbY family RNA-binding protein produces MLLKGFQKQYLRGLAHASRPVVMIGQKGINENLLQAFTEALESHELIKVKFIDFKEKEQKKTLIAELEEKTYAQLVGLTGHTAIFFRQNRDPEKRIISVPKEKK; encoded by the coding sequence ATTTTGCTGAAAGGATTTCAGAAACAATATCTTCGCGGACTAGCTCATGCCTCTAGGCCGGTGGTTATGATCGGCCAGAAAGGGATCAATGAAAACCTTTTACAGGCTTTCACGGAAGCCCTGGAAAGTCACGAGCTGATCAAAGTCAAATTTATCGATTTCAAGGAAAAGGAGCAGAAAAAAACGCTGATCGCCGAACTTGAGGAAAAAACCTATGCCCAGTTGGTGGGGCTGACCGGACATACTGCGATTTTCTTTCGCCAGAATCGTGACCCGGAAAAAAGAATAATTTCTGTTCCCAAGGAGAAAAAATAA
- a CDS encoding hydrogenase, with product MEHTKKPDLRPEERITLDYQRLVRECDLHLELMDRELPLPLEPLAEQLANAGITRRSFMKWSAATAALLLLPPIFKTRVAKAAEQLGRVPIVWLHFAECTGCSEALLRTSYPNIDDLILETLSLEYHETLMAAAGHQAEENLERALHDFPGKFICVIEGALPTGLNGQYLTLGSKGRTGMEIAREVTAKAAAVICIGSCSSFGNVQAANPNPTQAKGISAALGIKTVNIPGCPPNPINFVGTLLHYLMFGAMPPLDALGRPIWAYGKRIHDYCERRPHYDAGEFVEEWGDQGAKQGWCLYKMGCKGPYTYANCAKIRFNDSVSWPIMGGHGCMGCVEPDFWDSMAPLEKPIAEKHFGGGERTVDNLGKALAGVTAAGIAVHGAVSYFKRQGQNRPAEPKHEG from the coding sequence ATGGAGCACACCAAGAAACCCGATCTGAGACCTGAAGAACGGATCACCTTGGATTACCAACGTCTGGTCAGGGAATGCGATCTCCACCTGGAGTTGATGGATCGTGAACTGCCGCTCCCTCTTGAGCCCCTCGCCGAGCAGCTTGCCAACGCCGGCATCACCCGGCGCTCTTTCATGAAATGGTCGGCGGCGACTGCGGCCTTGTTGCTGCTGCCGCCGATTTTTAAAACCAGGGTTGCAAAAGCCGCCGAACAGCTCGGTCGAGTTCCGATTGTCTGGCTTCACTTTGCAGAATGCACCGGCTGCAGCGAGGCTCTGCTCAGGACATCCTATCCCAACATCGATGATCTTATTCTCGAAACCCTCTCCCTGGAATACCATGAAACCCTGATGGCGGCCGCCGGCCACCAGGCCGAGGAAAACCTGGAAAGAGCTCTGCATGATTTTCCCGGCAAATTCATCTGCGTTATCGAAGGTGCCTTGCCGACCGGCCTGAATGGTCAATATCTGACCCTGGGGAGTAAGGGGCGAACCGGAATGGAAATCGCCCGGGAAGTTACCGCCAAAGCCGCGGCGGTTATCTGTATCGGCAGCTGCTCGTCTTTCGGCAACGTTCAGGCGGCCAACCCCAATCCCACTCAGGCCAAGGGTATCAGCGCCGCTCTCGGAATCAAGACGGTCAACATTCCCGGCTGCCCCCCTAATCCGATTAATTTTGTCGGCACGCTGCTTCATTATCTGATGTTTGGAGCCATGCCCCCGCTTGATGCCTTGGGCCGGCCGATCTGGGCCTATGGTAAAAGAATCCATGATTATTGTGAACGCCGGCCCCACTATGACGCCGGGGAATTTGTTGAAGAATGGGGTGATCAGGGCGCAAAACAAGGCTGGTGCCTTTACAAAATGGGTTGCAAAGGACCCTACACTTACGCCAACTGCGCCAAGATACGCTTTAACGACAGTGTCTCCTGGCCGATCATGGGCGGTCATGGCTGCATGGGCTGTGTCGAGCCCGATTTCTGGGATAGCATGGCGCCGCTGGAAAAACCGATCGCGGAAAAACATTTCGGCGGCGGCGAAAGAACCGTAGACAACCTGGGGAAGGCCCTGGCCGGAGTAACTGCGGCCGGCATTGCCGTCCATGGCGCGGTTTCCTATTTCAAACGCCAGGGCCAGAACCGGCCGGCCGAACCGAAGCATGAGGGTTGA
- the htpG gene encoding molecular chaperone HtpG: MAKETKKFETEIQQLLDLIIHSLYSHKEIFLRELISNASDALDKLKFKSQTDQALLGDDTELKIRIETDAKERTVSIIDNGIGMTHDELIENLGTIAKSGTKAFVKALSQKDKSASDIDFIGQFGVGFYSSFMVADKVVLTTRAPQADTAYRWESAGDGSYTVEECDEPRRGTRITLHLKEAGDGDQDFTQEWVLRSTVKKYSDFVTYPITMDIERQETPKDDEGKEIEGATPVKKITTETLNSMKPLWCRRKSEVTDEEYKEFYKHIAHDWTDPLDIIHINAEGILEYNALMYIPEKAPFDLFTPDNKSGMQLYVKKVFIMDNCEELMPAYLRFIKGVVDSADISLNVSREILQHDRIVGKIKKNLVKKVLERLAVMLDKERETYLKFWKSFGQVLKEGLHTDYENREAIADLLLCSSTAGDELTTLKAYLDRMPLEQKEIYYITGEDREVLAASPHLEMFGKKNFEVLLLTDPVDEWVIQGLYEYKGKQLKSAAKGDIDLENEEEKKASEEKTKTLADDFAGLLNFIKKTLAEKVAEVRISRRLTGSPVCLVAGEHDLSASMERILKAANQPVPPSKRVLEINPEHELLTRMRELHRSQGESDNLKEFAELLYDQALLTEGSKVSSPELFCRRMTNLMLKAVGDK, encoded by the coding sequence ATGGCTAAAGAGACTAAAAAGTTTGAAACCGAGATACAGCAACTGCTTGATTTGATCATTCACTCGCTTTACTCCCATAAGGAGATTTTTTTACGTGAGTTAATTTCCAATGCTTCCGATGCTCTCGATAAACTGAAATTTAAAAGTCAGACCGATCAAGCCTTGCTTGGTGATGATACTGAATTGAAGATTCGGATAGAAACCGATGCTAAGGAGCGCACCGTCTCGATCATTGACAATGGTATCGGCATGACGCATGACGAGCTGATCGAGAATCTGGGGACCATCGCCAAATCCGGAACCAAGGCTTTCGTGAAAGCGCTGTCCCAAAAGGATAAGAGCGCTTCCGATATCGATTTCATCGGTCAGTTCGGGGTGGGTTTTTACTCAAGTTTCATGGTCGCCGACAAAGTGGTGCTGACGACCAGGGCGCCGCAGGCCGACACGGCCTATCGCTGGGAGTCCGCCGGAGACGGCAGCTATACCGTGGAAGAATGCGATGAGCCGCGGCGCGGCACCCGGATAACTCTGCATCTCAAGGAAGCCGGGGATGGGGACCAGGATTTTACCCAGGAATGGGTGCTACGCTCGACCGTTAAAAAATATTCGGATTTTGTCACCTATCCGATCACCATGGATATTGAACGCCAGGAAACCCCGAAAGATGATGAGGGCAAGGAGATTGAGGGGGCAACGCCGGTCAAGAAGATAACCACGGAAACCCTGAACTCAATGAAGCCGCTCTGGTGCAGGCGTAAAAGCGAAGTCACAGACGAGGAGTACAAGGAGTTTTACAAACATATCGCGCACGACTGGACCGACCCGCTGGATATCATTCACATCAATGCCGAAGGGATTCTTGAGTACAATGCTTTGATGTATATTCCGGAAAAAGCGCCGTTTGATCTTTTTACTCCGGACAACAAGTCGGGAATGCAGCTCTATGTCAAGAAGGTTTTTATCATGGACAACTGCGAGGAGCTGATGCCGGCCTATCTGCGTTTTATCAAGGGCGTGGTTGATTCGGCCGATATTTCCCTCAATGTTTCCCGTGAAATCTTACAGCATGACCGGATCGTCGGCAAGATTAAAAAGAATCTGGTCAAGAAGGTTCTGGAACGACTGGCGGTCATGCTGGACAAGGAACGGGAAACCTATCTTAAGTTCTGGAAAAGCTTCGGCCAGGTGCTCAAGGAAGGGTTGCACACCGACTATGAAAATCGGGAAGCGATTGCCGATCTCTTGCTGTGTTCGTCAACCGCCGGGGATGAGCTCACCACCCTGAAGGCCTATCTGGACCGGATGCCGCTGGAGCAAAAGGAGATCTATTATATCACCGGAGAGGACCGCGAGGTGTTGGCGGCGTCTCCCCATCTTGAAATGTTCGGAAAGAAGAATTTCGAGGTTCTCCTGCTGACCGACCCGGTGGATGAGTGGGTGATTCAGGGGCTTTATGAGTACAAAGGCAAGCAGCTGAAATCAGCGGCCAAGGGGGATATCGACCTGGAGAATGAGGAAGAGAAAAAGGCGAGCGAGGAAAAGACCAAAACCCTGGCCGATGACTTTGCCGGGCTTCTGAATTTTATCAAAAAAACCCTGGCCGAGAAAGTGGCCGAGGTGCGCATTTCCCGGCGTCTGACGGGCAGTCCGGTTTGTCTGGTCGCCGGCGAGCATGATCTCAGCGCCAGCATGGAACGGATTCTGAAGGCCGCGAATCAGCCGGTCCCACCCAGCAAAAGGGTTCTGGAAATCAATCCCGAGCATGAACTTTTAACCCGCATGCGTGAACTTCATCGCAGTCAGGGAGAAAGTGACAACCTCAAAGAGTTTGCCGAACTGCTGTATGACCAGGCCCTGCTGACCGAAGGTTCAAAGGTGAGTTCTCCCGAACTTTTTTGTCGACGCATGACCAATCTGATGCTGAAGGCGGTCGGCGACAAATAG
- a CDS encoding cold-shock protein encodes MSELVEGTVKWFNDEKGFGFIEQEGGNDVFVHFSAINGSGRKTLHEGQKVSMEVTQGQKGPQAENVTPL; translated from the coding sequence ATGTCAGAGTTAGTCGAAGGTACGGTAAAATGGTTCAATGATGAAAAGGGTTTTGGCTTTATTGAACAGGAAGGAGGAAATGACGTTTTCGTTCATTTCAGTGCAATCAACGGATCAGGCCGGAAGACACTTCACGAAGGCCAGAAAGTCTCTATGGAAGTAACCCAGGGACAAAAGGGGCCTCAGGCTGAAAATGTCACCCCGCTTTAA
- a CDS encoding DUF933 domain-containing protein, with protein MKIGFTGIELEEGKIKFNDARLKALEKKDNPKKVSPFFAEFIRDELVHVEAIIVPREKILDLLILDLEKIETRLSRVSDQEETALLQRAQEQLENEVPLCDAGFRPEEAGLILQADPLSLKAVVQIEGNESTDELIEKVLDKTGYMFFYTSGPSESHAWLVKKGSSIITCAAKIHSDLARGFIKGDVVAFQDYLACHNFNDCKSKGLARVVDRDYIVEPGSIIEIRFNV; from the coding sequence TTGAAAATTGGCTTTACCGGTATTGAACTTGAGGAAGGGAAAATTAAATTTAATGATGCCCGGCTTAAAGCTCTGGAAAAGAAGGACAATCCTAAAAAGGTTTCTCCTTTTTTCGCCGAATTTATCCGGGACGAGCTGGTGCATGTTGAGGCAATTATCGTCCCGCGCGAGAAAATCCTTGACCTTCTGATTCTTGATCTTGAAAAGATAGAAACCCGACTCTCCAGGGTCAGTGATCAGGAGGAGACGGCCCTGCTGCAGAGAGCCCAGGAACAACTTGAAAATGAAGTCCCGCTGTGCGATGCCGGCTTTCGCCCGGAAGAGGCCGGCCTTATCTTACAGGCCGACCCTTTAAGCTTGAAAGCGGTGGTTCAGATCGAGGGCAACGAATCAACCGATGAACTCATTGAAAAGGTGCTGGATAAGACCGGCTATATGTTTTTTTATACCAGCGGTCCGAGTGAATCTCATGCCTGGCTGGTAAAGAAAGGCTCCAGCATCATTACCTGTGCCGCCAAGATTCACTCCGATCTGGCCCGCGGATTCATAAAAGGCGACGTCGTTGCTTTTCAGGATTACCTCGCATGCCACAATTTCAATGACTGTAAAAGCAAGGGCCTGGCGCGGGTGGTGGACCGTGATTATATCGTTGAGCCTGGTTCCATAATCGAAATCCGTTTTAATGTCTGA
- a CDS encoding sulfite exporter TauE/SafE family protein, which yields MLQYLLLFAVGLIAGALNVIAGGGSFLTIPLLIFMGLPPVIANGTNRVGILCQNIAASWRFHQHGVVEWRHVRWAAVPAVIGALLGSKLAVAIGDELFKNVLAGLMITVTLWTIWDPLKNKHQERRPESFNRAALAGGFFLVGIYGGFVQAGVGFLILAATTMAGLDLVKGNAVKVLSILAYTFISLGIFAWEGKVVWSLGLILAAGTIVGSQIGVHLTILKGHHWIKRVVTAVIIMMAVKLIIS from the coding sequence ATGCTTCAGTATCTTTTGCTCTTCGCCGTGGGTCTGATCGCCGGCGCTCTGAATGTCATCGCCGGCGGCGGCTCTTTTCTGACGATTCCCCTGTTGATTTTCATGGGGCTGCCGCCGGTGATCGCCAACGGCACCAACCGGGTCGGTATTTTGTGTCAAAACATCGCGGCTTCCTGGCGTTTTCACCAACACGGAGTGGTTGAGTGGCGCCATGTGCGCTGGGCCGCGGTTCCAGCGGTCATCGGCGCTCTGCTCGGTTCAAAACTGGCGGTGGCGATCGGCGATGAACTTTTTAAAAATGTTCTCGCCGGCCTGATGATCACGGTTACCCTTTGGACCATCTGGGATCCCCTGAAAAACAAACATCAAGAGAGACGGCCTGAATCTTTCAACCGGGCGGCGCTGGCCGGAGGTTTCTTTCTGGTGGGGATCTACGGCGGTTTTGTCCAGGCCGGGGTTGGCTTTCTGATTCTCGCGGCAACCACCATGGCCGGCCTCGATCTGGTCAAGGGCAATGCCGTCAAGGTTTTAAGTATTCTGGCCTACACCTTTATATCTCTGGGAATCTTTGCCTGGGAAGGAAAGGTTGTCTGGTCTCTCGGACTGATTCTGGCCGCCGGCACCATCGTCGGCAGTCAAATCGGAGTCCATCTGACGATTCTTAAAGGCCATCACTGGATCAAACGGGTGGTCACCGCAGTTATCATCATGATGGCGGTCAAGCTGATTATTTCCTGA